One segment of Phragmites australis chromosome 13, lpPhrAust1.1, whole genome shotgun sequence DNA contains the following:
- the LOC133887692 gene encoding formin-like protein 3 isoform X1, whose translation MSLLSRFFYKRPPDGLLEFIDRIYVFDSCFCTEVLPNGMYPVYLNEILTELHEEHLESSFLAINFRDGDKRSQLADILREYNIPVIDYPRHFEGCPVLPLSLIQHFLRVAEHWLSTANKQNVILLHCERGGWPLLAFLLSCLLIYKKLHGAEQKTLDIVYREAPKGFLQLFSALNPMPSQLRYMQYVARRNISPEWPPMERALSLDCLILRAIPSFDSDNGCRPLVRIFGRNLLGKNVSMTNMIFSMPKNKSLRHYRQEDCDVIKIDIQCLVQGDIVLECVHLDIDPEKEVMMFRIMFNTAFIRSNVLMLNSDDVDILWGSKERYPRNFRAEVLFCDIGGISPPRAPTATLNGDLKGGLPIEAFSAVQELFNGVDWIESSDDATFWLLKEFSANSLQEKFQKLILNDMKELSKLQAKVGLQMPLMSPLDSDEEKYSVASDSVSSADHEKVQHGGSSSDSENIDRDLTTEDSESNDFAATLSMNSSLPPQPRPSPPHGILPNLSLSSLSTTGQSGPLTESPPELPSSRLPSSQPAPPPPPPLPPPPSGKKPVSSPLPPPPPPPPPPPPSGSKHVFSSPPPPPPPLPPQIGSVGPPQPPPPPPPPLPPPRINCVAPPQPPPPPPPPPPPPLPNSGTATPLPPMLKQQKNVCAAAAPPPPPPAHGTANKGPPPPPPPPRPPYSSKAPTATAAATSKGPPPPPPPPPPASRASDCSRITGPGAPSPPPPPPLPAGAIQRTPPAPPPPPLMTGKKTPAPPPPPQAPKPPGTVPPPPPSSSKISNAPAPAPPLLGRGRANTTGSVKGRGIGLAQQSNPPKKASLKPLHWVKVTRATQGSLWADAQKQGNQARAPDIDISELESLFSTAVVTSTSEKGATRRGSAISKPEIVHLVDMRRANNCEIMLTKIKMPLPDMISAILALDTSVLDNDQVENLIKFCPTKEEIEMLKNYNGNKEMLGKCEQFFLELMKVPRVEAKLRVFAFRITFSTQVQELRTNLTTINDATKEVKESLKLRQIMQTILTLGNALNQGTSRGSAVGFRLDSLLKLSDTRARNNKMTLMHYLCKLLAEKMPELLDFDKDLIHLEAASKIQLKLLAEEMQAINKGLEKVEQELAASENDGAISIGFRKALKSFLDAAEAEVRSLISLYAEVGRNADSLAQYFGEDPARCPFEQVTSILVIFVNIFKKSRDENARNAEAEKKKLEKEKASASAKKGLV comes from the exons ATGTCACTTCTTAGTAGattcttctacaagaggcctCCTGATGGATTACTGGAATTTATTGACAGGATTTATG TTTTTGATTCATGCTTCTGCACTGAAGTTTTGCCAAATGGAATGTACCCAGTCTATTTAAATGAGATTCTTACAGAGTTGCATGAAGAACATTTAGAGTCCTCATTTCTGGCAATTAACTTTAGAGATGGTGATAAGAGAAGTCAGCTTGCTGATATCCTACGCGAATACAACATTCCAGTTATTGATTACCCCCGTCATTTTGAAGGCTGCCCTGTGCTTCCTTTATCTCTAATTCAGCATTTCCTTCGTGTCGCTGAGCACTGGTTATCTACTGCAAACAAGCAAAATGTTATATTACTCCATTGCGAGAGAGGGGGCTGGCCGTTATTGGCATTTCTGTTATCTTGTCTTCTCATCTACAAGAAATTGCATGGAGCTGAGCAGAAAACTCTGGACATTGTTTACCGTGAGGCCCCTAAAGGATTCCTACAGCTCTTTTCTGCACTCAATCCAATGCCTTCTCAGCTCCGGTACATGCAGTATGTAGCCAGAAGAAATATATCTCCAGAGTGGCCTCCGATGGAAAGAGCACTCTCTTTGGATTGTCTGATTCTTCGAGCCATTCCAAGTTTTGATTCTGATAATGGATGCAGGCCATTAGTCCGCATTTTTGGGCGAAATCTTCTTGGCAAGAATGTTAGCATGACTAATATGATTTTTTCTATGCCTAAGAATAAATCTTTGCGTCACTATCGGCAG GAGGATTGCGAcgtgataaaaattgatatacaATGTCTAGTCCAGGGAGATATTGTTCTAGAGTGTGTACATCTTGATATTGATCCAGAAAAGGAGGTTATGATGTTTCGGATAATGTTCAATACTGCTTTTATTCGTTCAAATGTATTGATGCTGAATAGCGATGATGTAGATATACTCTGGGGTTCAAAAGAACGCTATCCAAGGAATTTTAGAGCAGAG GTGCTGTTTTGTGATATTGGGGGCATCTCTCCCCCAAGAGCTCCAACAGCAACACTGAACGGTGATCTGAAGGGTGGTttaccaattgaagccttttcAGCTGTTCAAGAACTCTTCAACGGAGTTGACTGGATTGAAAGCAGTGATGATGCTACCTTTTGGTTGCTCAAAGAATTCTCAGCAAACTCACTGCAAGAGAAATTTCAGAAGCTTATACTCAATGACATGAAAGAACTCTCGAAGTTGCAAGCTAAAGTTGGTCTACAGATGCCACTAATGTCTCCACTTGATTCTGATGAAGAAAAATATTCCGTGGCTTCTGATTCTGTTTCTTCAGCTGATCATGAGAAGGTTCAGCATGGTGGAAGCTCATCTGATTCAGAGAACATTGATCGCGATCTTACTACTGAAGATTCTGAATCCAATG ATTTTGCGGCTACTCTCTCGATGAACTCTTCCCTTCCTCCCCAGCCTCGACCATCTCCACCTCATGGGATATTGCCTAACCTTTCGCTTTCATCTTTGTCCACAACTGGGCAAAGTGGACCACTAACAGAATCACCGCCGGAGCTGCCAAGTAGCAGGCTACCATCGTCAcagcccgctcctcctcctcctccgccactaccaccaccaccaagtgGCAAGAAACCTGTTTCGTcaccactgccgccgccgccgccaccaccaccgccaccaccaccaagtGGAAGCAAACATGTTTTCTCatcaccaccgccgcctccaccgccactGCCACCTCAGATTGGCAGTGTAGGTCCTCCAcaacctccgccaccaccaccaccaccgctgccGCCTCCTCGCATTAACTGTGTGGCTCCTCCACagcctccaccaccgccaccgccaccgccaccgccaccattgCCAAACTCTGGGACAGCAACCCCTTTACCTCCAATGCTGAAGCAACAGAAAAATGTttgtgcagcagcagcaccacccCCACCGCCTCCGGCTCATGGAACTGCTAATAAAggccctcctccgcctcctccacctcctcgcccTCCCTATTCTAGCAAAGCACCTACagctactgctgctgctacttCAAAAggaccacctcctccacccccacccccacctccaGCTAGTCGTGCCAGTGATTGTTCAAGAATTACTGGCCCTGGTGCTCCATcgccacccccacccccaccattGCCTGCAGGTGCTATTCAAAGAACTCCTCCagccccaccaccacctcccctGATGACAGGAAAGAAAACCCCTGCACCACCGCCCCCACCACAAGCACCAAAACCTCCTGGAACTGTACCCCCTCCACCACCCTCAAGCTCAAAGATCTCAAacgcaccagcaccagcaccaccaTTATTGGGAAGGGGAAGAGCCAACACAACTGGATCAGTAAAAGGCCGTGGCATTGGATTGGCGCAGCAAAGTAACCCTCCCAAAAAGGCTTCACTAAAACCTCTGCATTGGGTGAAAGTTACTAGAGCGACGCAAGGAAGTCTCTGGGCTGATGCCCAAAAACAAGGAAATCAGGCTAG GGCTCCTGATATCGATATATCCGAGTTGGAGAGCTTGTTCTCTACTGCAGTTGTAACGAGCACAAGTGAAAAAGGAGCAACAAGGCGTGGTTCAGCTATTAGCAAGCCGGAAATTGTTCACCTG GTTGACATGCGACGAGCAAATAATTGCGAGATAATGCTTACTAAAATTAAAATGCCTCTACCTGATATGATT AGTGCAATCTTGGCTTTGGATACTTCTGTTCTTGATAATGACCAAGTGGAAAATCTCATTAAGTTTTGCCCTACAAAGGAAGAAATTGAGATGTTGAAG AATTACAATGGCAACAAAGAAATGCTTGGGAAATGTGAACAG TTCTTCCTGGAACTAATGAAAGTTCCACGTGTGGAGGCCAAGCTAAGAGTTTTTGCTTTTAGAATTACATTCTCAACACAG GTGCAGGAGCTAAGAACTAACCTAACCACCATAAATGATGCAACAAAGGAG GTTAAAGAGTCTCTGAAGTTACGGCAGATAATGCAGACCATTCTCACATTAGGGAATGCTTTGAATCAAGGGACATCACGAG GATCTGCTGTTGGCTTCAGATTAGACAGCCTTCTTAAACTGTCGGATACTCGAGCTAGAAATAATAAGATGACACTAATGCATTATTTATGTAAG CTTCTTGCCGAGAAAATGCCTGAGCTTCTTGATTTTGACAAAGACctaattcatttggaagcagCTTCTAAG ATCCAATTGAAGTTGCTTGCGGAAGAAATGCAAGCAATAAACAAAGGCCTTGAGAAGGTGGAGCAGGAACTAGCTGCTTCAGAAAACGATGGTGCAATTTCTATTGGCTTTCGTAAG GCGCTGAAAAGCTTTCTTGATGCTGCAGAAGCTGAGGTTAGGTCCCTCATTTCCTTGTATGCTGAAGTG GGAAGAAACGCTGATTCCCTAGCTCAGTATTTTGGTGAGGATCCTGCACGCTGCCCTTTCGAGCAAG TGACATCAATTTTGGTTATTTTCGTAAATATATTCAAAAAATCACGTGATGAAAATGCTCGCAACGCGGAGGCTGAGAAAAAGAAACtggaaaaggaaaaggcaaGTGCATCTGCTAAAAAAGGCTTGGTATGA
- the LOC133887692 gene encoding formin-like protein 3 isoform X2 — MSLLSRFFYKRPPDGLLEFIDRIYVFDSCFCTEVLPNGMYPVYLNEILTELHEEHLESSFLAINFRDGDKRSQLADILREYNIPVIDYPRHFEGCPVLPLSLIQHFLRVAEHWLSTANKQNVILLHCERGGWPLLAFLLSCLLIYKKLHGAEQKTLDIVYREAPKGFLQLFSALNPMPSQLRYMQYVARRNISPEWPPMERALSLDCLILRAIPSFDSDNGCRPLVRIFGRNLLGKNVSMTNMIFSMPKNKSLRHYRQEDCDVIKIDIQCLVQGDIVLECVHLDIDPEKEVMMFRIMFNTAFIRSNVLMLNSDDVDILWGSKERYPRNFRAEVLFCDIGGISPPRAPTATLNGDLKGGLPIEAFSAVQELFNGVDWIESSDDATFWLLKEFSANSLQEKFQKLILNDMKELSKLQAKVGLQMPLMSPLDSDEEKYSVASDSVSSADHEKVQHGGSSSDSENIDRDLTTEDSESNGSLSMNSSLPPQPRPSPPHGILPNLSLSSLSTTGQSGPLTESPPELPSSRLPSSQPAPPPPPPLPPPPSGKKPVSSPLPPPPPPPPPPPPSGSKHVFSSPPPPPPPLPPQIGSVGPPQPPPPPPPPLPPPRINCVAPPQPPPPPPPPPPPPLPNSGTATPLPPMLKQQKNVCAAAAPPPPPPAHGTANKGPPPPPPPPRPPYSSKAPTATAAATSKGPPPPPPPPPPASRASDCSRITGPGAPSPPPPPPLPAGAIQRTPPAPPPPPLMTGKKTPAPPPPPQAPKPPGTVPPPPPSSSKISNAPAPAPPLLGRGRANTTGSVKGRGIGLAQQSNPPKKASLKPLHWVKVTRATQGSLWADAQKQGNQARAPDIDISELESLFSTAVVTSTSEKGATRRGSAISKPEIVHLVDMRRANNCEIMLTKIKMPLPDMISAILALDTSVLDNDQVENLIKFCPTKEEIEMLKNYNGNKEMLGKCEQFFLELMKVPRVEAKLRVFAFRITFSTQVQELRTNLTTINDATKEVKESLKLRQIMQTILTLGNALNQGTSRGSAVGFRLDSLLKLSDTRARNNKMTLMHYLCKLLAEKMPELLDFDKDLIHLEAASKIQLKLLAEEMQAINKGLEKVEQELAASENDGAISIGFRKALKSFLDAAEAEVRSLISLYAEVGRNADSLAQYFGEDPARCPFEQVTSILVIFVNIFKKSRDENARNAEAEKKKLEKEKASASAKKGLV, encoded by the exons ATGTCACTTCTTAGTAGattcttctacaagaggcctCCTGATGGATTACTGGAATTTATTGACAGGATTTATG TTTTTGATTCATGCTTCTGCACTGAAGTTTTGCCAAATGGAATGTACCCAGTCTATTTAAATGAGATTCTTACAGAGTTGCATGAAGAACATTTAGAGTCCTCATTTCTGGCAATTAACTTTAGAGATGGTGATAAGAGAAGTCAGCTTGCTGATATCCTACGCGAATACAACATTCCAGTTATTGATTACCCCCGTCATTTTGAAGGCTGCCCTGTGCTTCCTTTATCTCTAATTCAGCATTTCCTTCGTGTCGCTGAGCACTGGTTATCTACTGCAAACAAGCAAAATGTTATATTACTCCATTGCGAGAGAGGGGGCTGGCCGTTATTGGCATTTCTGTTATCTTGTCTTCTCATCTACAAGAAATTGCATGGAGCTGAGCAGAAAACTCTGGACATTGTTTACCGTGAGGCCCCTAAAGGATTCCTACAGCTCTTTTCTGCACTCAATCCAATGCCTTCTCAGCTCCGGTACATGCAGTATGTAGCCAGAAGAAATATATCTCCAGAGTGGCCTCCGATGGAAAGAGCACTCTCTTTGGATTGTCTGATTCTTCGAGCCATTCCAAGTTTTGATTCTGATAATGGATGCAGGCCATTAGTCCGCATTTTTGGGCGAAATCTTCTTGGCAAGAATGTTAGCATGACTAATATGATTTTTTCTATGCCTAAGAATAAATCTTTGCGTCACTATCGGCAG GAGGATTGCGAcgtgataaaaattgatatacaATGTCTAGTCCAGGGAGATATTGTTCTAGAGTGTGTACATCTTGATATTGATCCAGAAAAGGAGGTTATGATGTTTCGGATAATGTTCAATACTGCTTTTATTCGTTCAAATGTATTGATGCTGAATAGCGATGATGTAGATATACTCTGGGGTTCAAAAGAACGCTATCCAAGGAATTTTAGAGCAGAG GTGCTGTTTTGTGATATTGGGGGCATCTCTCCCCCAAGAGCTCCAACAGCAACACTGAACGGTGATCTGAAGGGTGGTttaccaattgaagccttttcAGCTGTTCAAGAACTCTTCAACGGAGTTGACTGGATTGAAAGCAGTGATGATGCTACCTTTTGGTTGCTCAAAGAATTCTCAGCAAACTCACTGCAAGAGAAATTTCAGAAGCTTATACTCAATGACATGAAAGAACTCTCGAAGTTGCAAGCTAAAGTTGGTCTACAGATGCCACTAATGTCTCCACTTGATTCTGATGAAGAAAAATATTCCGTGGCTTCTGATTCTGTTTCTTCAGCTGATCATGAGAAGGTTCAGCATGGTGGAAGCTCATCTGATTCAGAGAACATTGATCGCGATCTTACTACTGAAGATTCTGAATCCAATGGTAG TCTCTCGATGAACTCTTCCCTTCCTCCCCAGCCTCGACCATCTCCACCTCATGGGATATTGCCTAACCTTTCGCTTTCATCTTTGTCCACAACTGGGCAAAGTGGACCACTAACAGAATCACCGCCGGAGCTGCCAAGTAGCAGGCTACCATCGTCAcagcccgctcctcctcctcctccgccactaccaccaccaccaagtgGCAAGAAACCTGTTTCGTcaccactgccgccgccgccgccaccaccaccgccaccaccaccaagtGGAAGCAAACATGTTTTCTCatcaccaccgccgcctccaccgccactGCCACCTCAGATTGGCAGTGTAGGTCCTCCAcaacctccgccaccaccaccaccaccgctgccGCCTCCTCGCATTAACTGTGTGGCTCCTCCACagcctccaccaccgccaccgccaccgccaccgccaccattgCCAAACTCTGGGACAGCAACCCCTTTACCTCCAATGCTGAAGCAACAGAAAAATGTttgtgcagcagcagcaccacccCCACCGCCTCCGGCTCATGGAACTGCTAATAAAggccctcctccgcctcctccacctcctcgcccTCCCTATTCTAGCAAAGCACCTACagctactgctgctgctacttCAAAAggaccacctcctccacccccacccccacctccaGCTAGTCGTGCCAGTGATTGTTCAAGAATTACTGGCCCTGGTGCTCCATcgccacccccacccccaccattGCCTGCAGGTGCTATTCAAAGAACTCCTCCagccccaccaccacctcccctGATGACAGGAAAGAAAACCCCTGCACCACCGCCCCCACCACAAGCACCAAAACCTCCTGGAACTGTACCCCCTCCACCACCCTCAAGCTCAAAGATCTCAAacgcaccagcaccagcaccaccaTTATTGGGAAGGGGAAGAGCCAACACAACTGGATCAGTAAAAGGCCGTGGCATTGGATTGGCGCAGCAAAGTAACCCTCCCAAAAAGGCTTCACTAAAACCTCTGCATTGGGTGAAAGTTACTAGAGCGACGCAAGGAAGTCTCTGGGCTGATGCCCAAAAACAAGGAAATCAGGCTAG GGCTCCTGATATCGATATATCCGAGTTGGAGAGCTTGTTCTCTACTGCAGTTGTAACGAGCACAAGTGAAAAAGGAGCAACAAGGCGTGGTTCAGCTATTAGCAAGCCGGAAATTGTTCACCTG GTTGACATGCGACGAGCAAATAATTGCGAGATAATGCTTACTAAAATTAAAATGCCTCTACCTGATATGATT AGTGCAATCTTGGCTTTGGATACTTCTGTTCTTGATAATGACCAAGTGGAAAATCTCATTAAGTTTTGCCCTACAAAGGAAGAAATTGAGATGTTGAAG AATTACAATGGCAACAAAGAAATGCTTGGGAAATGTGAACAG TTCTTCCTGGAACTAATGAAAGTTCCACGTGTGGAGGCCAAGCTAAGAGTTTTTGCTTTTAGAATTACATTCTCAACACAG GTGCAGGAGCTAAGAACTAACCTAACCACCATAAATGATGCAACAAAGGAG GTTAAAGAGTCTCTGAAGTTACGGCAGATAATGCAGACCATTCTCACATTAGGGAATGCTTTGAATCAAGGGACATCACGAG GATCTGCTGTTGGCTTCAGATTAGACAGCCTTCTTAAACTGTCGGATACTCGAGCTAGAAATAATAAGATGACACTAATGCATTATTTATGTAAG CTTCTTGCCGAGAAAATGCCTGAGCTTCTTGATTTTGACAAAGACctaattcatttggaagcagCTTCTAAG ATCCAATTGAAGTTGCTTGCGGAAGAAATGCAAGCAATAAACAAAGGCCTTGAGAAGGTGGAGCAGGAACTAGCTGCTTCAGAAAACGATGGTGCAATTTCTATTGGCTTTCGTAAG GCGCTGAAAAGCTTTCTTGATGCTGCAGAAGCTGAGGTTAGGTCCCTCATTTCCTTGTATGCTGAAGTG GGAAGAAACGCTGATTCCCTAGCTCAGTATTTTGGTGAGGATCCTGCACGCTGCCCTTTCGAGCAAG TGACATCAATTTTGGTTATTTTCGTAAATATATTCAAAAAATCACGTGATGAAAATGCTCGCAACGCGGAGGCTGAGAAAAAGAAACtggaaaaggaaaaggcaaGTGCATCTGCTAAAAAAGGCTTGGTATGA